In one window of Plasmodium berghei ANKA genome assembly, chromosome: 14 DNA:
- a CDS encoding histone-arginine methyltransferase CARM1, putative, translating into MREANMEIQEITERIDNIIATANDDSRNKRKDEFADDEYAYSLCDNYKSKKTRNVIIYLLNKDINILYFKDEYKNIILINFLRWCQLNNLNVKKYHDIFLKHEISLLIQNNETYLNFFLKPIINNDRLLWDINTDIFKNFNLQFDIVSQGSNEKNDSISTIYNNTHFVYDQSLKLKLNEFVVNSSDDDSYFSSDDTNSVYAYSDKCESRDSDDMLDDYNKNKNLGLKSISMNNYNNVDTKNEVYITPLSDKLSTVDNGIANNSEEGSKNTSSNFFIDSNNIQNSNFSAMQKNANKIKKGILSSMRNININHLINIIINKDDDEICDNIYNETNDTNELVNKFVSTFENKNEQVKSLYKKINSMEKIIKHLINEIIKRDIIINREQSIETKNVHIEDNRIADKNIVDNKEYYGINKIMENNNTKVEQKNNSSCNYNSSDQGYICSDEDYEMCSNVANNPESTDENNNSKTKSTDDYYFDSYNHMSIHRTMILDKIRTNSYYEFITKNKEIFKNKVVLDIGCGSSIISLFCSDYAKTVVGIDNAEKILNKARKIIKANNAKNIYLFQGKLEDHDIYIDQEEKNIYYINKSENIENYKKTNNITSKLKILKFDIIISEWMGYFLFYECMINTIIYAKHMYLKKDGYIFPNIVHLYLAGYNDSDYINNNFLIWDKPMYNKNFSQLKSNSKQFVQTAKIVNADKNNISTDIVKFATINMYTFNKNDHLYVNSNFKIKINPDKIVTTLCFHFDCEFHLFSYSESMKSSYDTNNINKSYNFVTLSTSILSEKTHWKQTLLHIYFPNYNIANIVANNNNDDNYLSGNIYISQTSKKSRNVSILLDIDKNKNINVNESCNCYYSID; encoded by the coding sequence ATGAGAGAAGCAAATATGGAAATCCAAGAAATAACTGAGAGGATAGATAATATAATTGCAACCGCAAACGATGATTCACGcaataaaagaaaagatGAATTTGCGGATGATGAATATGCATATAGTTTATGTGATAACTacaaaagtaaaaaaacgcgaaatgttattatatatttgttaaataaagatattaatatattatacttcaaggatgaatataaaaatattatattaattaatttcCTAAGATGGTGTCAattaaacaatttaaatgttaaaaaatatcatgatatatttttaaaacatgaaatttctttattaatacaaaataatgaaacatatttaaacttttttttaaaaccaataattaataatgataGATTATTGTGGGATATAAATACtgatattttcaaaaattttaatttacaaTTTGATATAGTTTCTCAAGGgtcaaatgaaaaaaatgacagCATCAGTACTATTTATAACAATACACACTTTGTTTATGACCAAAGTTTAAAGTTAAAGCTTAACGAATTTGTAGTTAACTCTTCAGACGACGATTCTTATTTTTCTAGTGACGACACCAATTCAGTTTATGCTTATTCAGATAAATGTGAATCTCGTGATTCTGATGATATGCTTGAcgattataataaaaacaaaaatctTGGTTTAAAATCAATCTCTATGAATAATTACAACAATGTggatacaaaaaatgaagtaTATATTACACCATTGTCAGACAAGTTAAGTACAGTCGATAATGGTATTGCTAATAATAGTGAAGAAGGAAGTAAAAATACATCgtccaatttttttattgattcaaataatatacaaaattccAATTTTTCTGCAATGCAAAAAAAtgctaataaaataaaaaaggggATATTATCAAGTATgagaaatattaatattaatcatttaataaatataattataaacaaagatgatgatgaaatatgtgataatatttataacgAAACAAATGATACAAATGAACTAGTAAACAAATTTGTAAGCACATTTGAGAATAAAAACGAACAAGTAAAAagtttatacaaaaaaattaatagtatggaaaaaattataaagcATTTAATTAAcgaaattattaaaagagatataataataaatagaGAACAAAGTATAGAAACCAAAAATGTACACATAGAAGATAATAGAATAgctgataaaaatatagtggATAATAAGGAATATTATGGTATCAACAAAATtatggaaaataataatacgaaagtagaacaaaaaaataatagttcTTGTAATTATAATTCTAGCGATCAAGGCTACATATGCAGCGACGAAGATTACGAAATGTGCTCCAATGTTGCGAACAATCCAGAAAGCACCgacgaaaataataatagtaaaacGAAGAGTACAGACGATTACTACTTCGATAGTTATAATCACATGAGTATACACAGAACTATGATTCTTGATAAAATTCGAACAAATAGTTATTATGAATTTAtaactaaaaataaagaaatatttaaaaataaagtcGTCTTAGATATAGGTTGTGGCTCTTCTAtcatttctttattttgcTCTGATTATGCTAAGACAGTTGTTGGTATAGATAATgcagaaaaaatattaaataaagccaggaaaataataaaagccAATAAtgctaaaaatatatatttatttcaggGGAAATTAGAAGAtcatgatatatatattgatcaggaagaaaaaaatatatattatataaataaaagtgaaaatatcgaaaattataaaaaaacaaataatataactagcaaattaaaaatattaaaatttgatattattatttcagAATGGATgggatattttttattttatgaatgtATGATAAATACTATAATATATGCTAAACatatgtatttaaaaaaggaTGGATATATTTTCCCAAACATtgtacatttatatttagcGGGATATAATGATTCagattatataaataataattttttaatatggGATAAACCTATGTATAACAAAAACTTTTCACAACTTAAGTCAAATAGCAAACAATTTGTACAAACTGCTAAAATCGTAAATgctgataaaaataatatatctacTGATATAGTTAAGTTTGCAACTATAAACATGTAcacatttaataaaaacgatcatttatatgttaattctaattttaaaataaaaattaatccTGATAAAATAGTAACGACATtatgttttcattttgattGTGAGTTTCATTTGTTTTCATATAGCGAAAGCATGAAAAGTTCATAtgatacaaataatataaacaaatcatataattttgtcaCATTATCAACAAGTATTTTATCTGAAAAAACACATTGGAAACAAACGcttttacatatatattttccaaattACAATATTGCAAATATTGTAGCTAATAACAACaatgatgataattatttatcgggaaatatatacatatcaCAAACGAGCAAAAAATCAAGAAATGTCAGCATACTATTGGatatagataaaaataaaaatataaacgtGAACGAATCGTGtaattgttattattcAATAGACTAA